In a single window of the Bufo bufo chromosome 5, aBufBuf1.1, whole genome shotgun sequence genome:
- the LOC121002538 gene encoding LOW QUALITY PROTEIN: thymidine kinase, cytosolic-like (The sequence of the model RefSeq protein was modified relative to this genomic sequence to represent the inferred CDS: inserted 1 base in 1 codon; deleted 1 base in 1 codon; substituted 1 base at 1 genomic stop codon), with the protein MNCLNVAXIMPSSPSKIHGQIQVIFRPMFSGKSLELMRRFQIVQYKCMVIKYAKDTRYSKEQLATHDXHTMSAVSVCNLADVLTEALKYPVIGIDDGQFFPDVVEFGEDMANRGKTIIVATLDGTFHRKAFGEILNLVPLAESVVKLNALCYREASYTKRLGAKKEVEVIGGADKYHSVCRLCYFYCG; encoded by the exons ATGAACTGCCTCAATGTGGCCTAAATCATGCCCAGCTCCCCCAGCAAGATACATGGTCAGATCCAGGTGATATTTAGACCCATGTTCTCAGGGAAGAGCTTGGAGCTGATGCGTCGGTTTCAGATCGTGCAGTACAAGTGCATGGTGATCAAATACGCCAAAGACACGCGCTACAGCAAGGAGCAGCTGGCCACGCACG GACACACCATGTCGGCGGTTTCGGTGTGTAACCTGGCTGACGTGTTGACGGAGGCGCTCAAATACCCAGTGATCGGGATCGATGATGGTCAGTTTTTCCCGGATGTCGTCGAGTTCGGTGAAGACATGGCCAACAGGGGGAAGACCATAATAGTAGCTACGCTGGATGGTACATTCCATAGGAAGGCTTTTGGTGAAATCCTCAACTTGGTGCCCTTAGCGGAGAGTGTGGTGAAGCTGAACGCCCTGTGCTACCGGGAGGCATCGTACACCAAACGGCTGGGGGCC AAAAAAGAGGTAGAGGTCATTGGTGGAGCTGACAAATACCACTCGGTGTGCCGGCTGTGCTACTTCTATtgtgggtaa